A single window of Mycolicibacterium madagascariense DNA harbors:
- a CDS encoding Rv1476 family membrane protein, translating into MTTLQLPLFIPSQVCEAVGKDAVTTPPDVCMDLVKADLRDDGVSAPKVAANAGLAQVVTAAKQKGIDLKLVVLDQNPPIDTPLRDIATEVGETYPGSTVLVLSPSFAGTYSASFDRVTLEAGQDIAKVSGTPVAASQNFLTEITTPHFQWTPFTIVLVLGVAIAAVATRILQFRAKRTFDAETPAAAGI; encoded by the coding sequence GTGACGACTCTGCAGCTGCCACTGTTCATCCCGTCGCAGGTCTGCGAGGCCGTCGGCAAGGACGCCGTCACCACGCCGCCCGACGTCTGCATGGATCTCGTCAAGGCGGACCTGCGCGACGACGGCGTCAGCGCACCCAAGGTCGCGGCCAACGCCGGACTGGCGCAGGTGGTCACCGCCGCCAAGCAGAAGGGCATCGACCTCAAGCTGGTCGTCCTGGATCAGAATCCGCCCATCGACACCCCGTTGCGCGACATCGCCACCGAAGTGGGCGAGACCTACCCCGGGTCGACGGTGCTGGTGCTCAGCCCCTCGTTCGCGGGCACCTACAGCGCGTCCTTCGACCGGGTCACGCTCGAGGCCGGGCAGGACATCGCGAAGGTCAGCGGGACCCCGGTGGCGGCGTCCCAGAATTTCCTCACCGAAATTACGACGCCCCATTTCCAATGGACGCCATTCACGATCGTCCTCGTCCTCGGCGTCGCCATCGCGGCCGTCGCAACCCGGATTCTCCAGTTTCGCGCGAAGCGGACTTTCGACGCGGAAACGCCTGCGGCGGCGGGCATCTGA
- the ripA gene encoding NlpC/P60 family peptidoglycan endopeptidase RipA: protein MRRTLRASVASSLACGVLVTTVFTYGVGVATADPVGPQGIAGLVAAVANADQKLQDLGARIQSEQEGVNKAIVAVQTARDDAAAAQAQVQTSQAKLADADAAIAAAQTHFDAFAASNYVNGPSASYVTAKDPADILDTAAVGQTLNVSTQQAITDLQRARTERVNEESAARAAKQKADQALLDAQSSQDAAVASLTQAQQTFKDQQAQLDQLTAERSAAQAELAAARDWSTPATGVAPQAAPQAAAAAPGNPAANWDRDPSAAAPGNSRWDTGWDPTLPAIPSAFVSGDPVAILNGVLGIASTSSQLTSQMGHSFLQKLGLVPTDSGFTNGAIPRVYGRQASEYVIRRAGSQIGVPYSWGGGTAAGPSRGIDSGAGTTGFDCSGLILYAFAGVGIRLPHYSGAQYDMGRKIPASQMRRGDVIFYGPGGAQHVTLYLGAGKMLEAPYTGSDVHISDVRTSGMTPYVVRYIEY, encoded by the coding sequence ATGAGACGCACCCTTCGCGCCTCGGTGGCGAGTTCGCTCGCATGTGGTGTCCTCGTCACGACCGTGTTCACGTACGGGGTCGGCGTCGCGACCGCCGATCCGGTGGGCCCGCAAGGAATCGCGGGGCTCGTCGCCGCCGTGGCCAACGCCGATCAGAAGTTGCAGGACCTCGGGGCGCGCATCCAGTCGGAGCAGGAGGGGGTCAACAAGGCGATCGTCGCGGTACAGACCGCGCGGGACGACGCCGCCGCCGCGCAAGCCCAGGTCCAGACGAGCCAGGCCAAGCTCGCCGACGCCGACGCCGCCATCGCCGCGGCGCAGACGCACTTCGACGCGTTCGCCGCCTCGAACTACGTGAACGGTCCTTCGGCGTCCTACGTCACCGCGAAGGATCCAGCCGACATCCTCGACACCGCGGCGGTCGGCCAGACACTGAACGTCAGCACCCAGCAGGCCATCACCGATCTGCAGCGGGCCCGCACCGAGCGCGTCAACGAGGAGTCCGCGGCGCGGGCGGCCAAGCAGAAGGCCGACCAGGCCCTCCTCGACGCGCAGTCCAGCCAGGATGCCGCGGTCGCATCGCTCACCCAGGCGCAGCAGACGTTCAAGGATCAGCAGGCCCAACTCGACCAACTGACCGCCGAACGCTCGGCAGCCCAGGCCGAGCTGGCCGCCGCGCGCGACTGGTCGACGCCCGCCACGGGAGTCGCACCGCAGGCCGCCCCCCAGGCCGCCGCCGCGGCACCGGGCAACCCCGCGGCCAACTGGGACCGCGACCCGTCGGCGGCCGCGCCCGGCAACTCGCGGTGGGACACCGGCTGGGACCCCACGCTGCCCGCCATCCCGAGCGCCTTCGTCAGCGGTGACCCCGTCGCCATCCTCAACGGCGTGCTCGGGATCGCCTCGACGTCCTCGCAGTTGACCAGCCAGATGGGGCACAGCTTCCTGCAGAAGCTGGGCCTCGTGCCCACCGACAGCGGGTTCACCAACGGCGCCATCCCGCGCGTCTACGGCCGCCAGGCCTCCGAGTACGTCATCCGCCGGGCCGGCTCCCAGATCGGCGTGCCCTACTCGTGGGGCGGCGGCACCGCGGCCGGACCCAGCCGGGGCATCGACTCCGGGGCGGGGACGACCGGCTTCGACTGCTCCGGCCTCATCCTGTACGCCTTCGCCGGCGTCGGCATCAGGCTGCCGCACTACTCGGGCGCGCAGTACGACATGGGCCGCAAGATCCCGGCGTCGCAGATGCGTCGCGGCGACGTGATCTTCTACGGCCCGGGCGGCGCCCAGCACGTCACCCTGTACCTCGGCGCAGGCAAGATGCTCGAGGCGCCCTACACGGGTTCCGACGTCCACATCTCCGACGTCCGCACCAGTGGCATGACGCCCTACGTCGTCCGATACATCGAATACTGA